The DNA window TTCCTTACAACTCCACGATGCCTAACTTAGCTACAAAGAATCAATAAGTGATTTCGGGTCAACCCCAATGGTTTCATCTCGGTCTCCTCAAATGAGGATCAACGAGGAAATGTGGTAGAATATAAGGCCccacatatatatacaaatttcATGCCCCTTGCCTAATAATGCATTATTTCAAGCAAATGTTTGTTCATATCATTTGTCCTTTTACATATGGTCAATGATTAGCATCTTTtccatataaaaataaaatgaaaggcATATTTCATTATCTACTAACCTAACCCATCAATTGGAGAcctcaaataaaatataataatctcAACATGAGAATGCGTACCTTTTCTGAACCTTGAGACATAAACTTCTCTAAGATACTAAAAAACGCATCTGTCAAGTCGTCACTATAGATAACATCGGCAGCAACAAGTAAGCAGGCTCCCTGTGCCTCTTCAACCTCTGATAAGGCCCAGGAATACCTGTATGACGATGAAGGCACCAGAAAAGAAACGTCAATTACTTTATGTTCTATGAGTCCGGACCCACGAGCACAAGTCTTAGATTGCTTAGTGTGTGTTCGGCAGCCTTTTGAAAGAAGTATATacttaaaaacttatttatcGACCATTTATGGCAATCACCCAAGGAAATTCAAAAGTTCCCTTCCATCCAAGAACACTCAACacaaggatgctaggccccgaagggggtggattgaggggtcccacattgattagagaagggaacaagtgcaagcgagaatgctgggccccgaagggtgTAGAACCTCTAcgtaacagacgcattttaaaaaccttgaggagaagctcgaaaagaaaagcccaaagaggacaatatctgctagcggtgggcttgagttgttacatgtTTCATCTAAAATCAGTTGAAGCATTTTactttaatctatttttagaatttctcAAATCACTTTGGGTTATTAAGAACtgttttagaaatttttttatttggtcaaaaacaacttttaccactatgtaaaattttaacaaatattaccaatgtaaaaaaagaaacacttGCAGTGATCGCTAAACACTTTAAAGTCACATACCAATCACACATTTATGGGgagaaaaaatgaacataGTCCAAGGCATACAGTTGTCAGGTATAGTGAATTGCAAAGCTTTAGTCACCTGTTATTTGGGTGGCATTCTCCTCGGGTTTGCTTTGGAGGCCAAGGTTCTGTCCAATCAAGTTCCCTTACATGAACTGCAACTCCAGCACTGAACCCACCAGAATTAAGACCAATGTTTTTGGCACAGTTGTCAAGGATATGATCGCCTTTATCTGTCAATCATTAAGAGCACATCCTTCGCATTAAAAATACTTGCAATGGATCCATACGTGAAAAACAAGTTAGATAAGCCTCTAAGCTAATTATTACTCACAACTAATCCAACTAAAACATAAGTGGACTATGAGAGGCAGTTTAAGGTTTATTTGACTAATATTTAAAGAcataaattgtgagatcccacgtcggcgggggagggaaacgaagcattatttataaaggtgtgaaaacttcgacgcgtttaaaaaccttaaggagaagcctgaaagggaaagcccaaagaggataatatctgctagcagtgggcttggactgttacataaATACGGTTAAGTTTACTTTGGTTTTCATGTTAAGAAAAAAGTGTGCACGCTCAAACATTTCTCAATCCATCAGAACAGAACAAGATCAAACTATAAGAGAAACTTATGAGTCCTTGATGGTCAAGATCATCAGATTGTCTCGTTTCCAAAATGGGAAAACAAGgaataacaaaaaatcaaaatttctgAGGATTGCTATAGCCGATACCTGTTAGAAATACTGTTTTCGCAACCCGTGCAAGCAATATTCCAACCAGTCCTGGCAAGAGGAACAAGATAAGACCCTGTCATTGAAATAGTAATATAGTCAACGGTGGtctttcaaaaaagaaaaaaaaggaaattttgtttcatctaACAGTACGTTAATACAAAATGGTAGGAATcagaaaaataacaaatgtgcataaaaataaatatcacgAATGCACGTCCATCAAACACCTGTTCCAGCTCCAAGTTCTAGAGCAACAATTCCATCGAATTTAGATGAAGTAAGCATTGTATGCAAGACAAAATCAGATAATACTAGCTCTGCTTTCCACACCTGAAAGAGGAAAAGACGCTGAATCacataatgaataaaaaagaaaaataatggatAAAATCACAGATCATAAGAAACAATTACCTGCAAACCAACACTTGGGATCGTTGACATAATATCATGTTGGATCGACACGTTATAACTACGAACTGAAGGTTCTACTTCCACATCTGTTTTCATATAGAAATGTTACAGCATTTCAGCAATTAAATAGCTGATGGGATAttgagaatttaaatattttcaagtGGGAACAATGCAAGGGATTTAACTGAGAGATGTAAAATTTGCATTCATAACAGATCAATTACTAGCACAGCAAGTAATTGTCATCGTTCGGGCATTTGATGAAATGTGTTATATAGCTTATAATCAGCTGCTCGCATTACTGCCTAACAACAACTGTGAACACTTTGACTCgaaggaaagaaattatgCGTTCATTAAAAGAGTTAACTTAATTTTCCAGATCTCTTTAAAATGCAATCATAAATTACTATATGCAAGAATGCAAAAAGCATAAGAAATTTGGGTACTCTATATTGACACTTGTatgttagaaaccacgactctccacaatggtatgatattgttcctttgagcataagctctcatagctttgcttttggtttctaaaaggcctcataccaatagagatgtattccttacttataaatccatgatcaaccccttaattagccaatgtgggactcctctccaacaatcttcaacaatcctcccctcgaacaaagccGATCATAGAGCCTCCCATGAGGTCTATGAAGCCCTCAAACAATCTCCTTTTAAttaaggctcgactccttctctggagccctcgaacaaaggcTAAAAACttcttttgactacaccttcgacgctcaaaacttctttgttcgacatttgaagattctattgacatggctaagctAATGGCATAGCTCTAGTACCATGTTAAAaaccacgactctctacaatggtatgatattgtctactttgagcataagctctcgtggctttacttttggtttccccaaaagccTCATATCAATAAATATGTATTCCtaacttataaactcatgaccaATTAATTGGGTACCTCCCCAACAATActtaaaaagtgaaaaataaagaagagaagagtTGGGTACTGACTAAGGCGCCTGGGTAAAACAAGATCTCCATCTTCGTCGAAATGAATGAGTTGCTTTGTAGACGGTGAATAGCCTTCAGAATCACTGACATAGGTTCTGGGTTCTGTATCTAAATCATCAAAACCTATAATTTTGTCAGTAATCTTATTATCATCCGCCATTAATTACAAAACTGAAAATGGTTAAGTGCTAGGCAGTGCGAAGCTAATGGAACAGCTTTGAAGTTCAGTAccaaaatggaagagataatCAGAGAAAGCATGGAATTACGAACCGGAAGGGAGGGAAATGGTGAAATCGGAAACAAACGACCCGGAAAAACCAGGTGGGCAGCCAAGGTGAACCTCACTCATCACCAGCTCCTCTGAGATTCCGTCGTCCATGGAAGTCCTTCGCCGGCTCCGGTACCGAAAGAGAGATGAATTCACGCCTTGcgacaaaaaaagaaaaagaaaaggatcgATTATACGAAAATACTAGAGCGTAAGTTTCGACCGAAACTCTGGCGGTTCAATCGCGGTTCGATCCAGGCACAGGCAGTCGGCTTCGGTTCACCATATTGGCGTGTCGAACCAACTCGGACCCACAAACAGACTAACCGGCGGCCCAAATTCTGTTGGTTCGGTCTGATGAAAAACCGGCGGCCCAAATTCGACTCTGTATATTTGCGCAATGGAACATTGAAAAGTATTGTCGCCAGTTTTCCctacccttcttcttcctcaatcGCCGTAATTTATCTGTGTTTGATTCTGTGCTTATTGATTCTCCCCAATGGCAATGTTCTAAATATGAATTTCGCAGCATTCTCTTCGAAGCGGTCCATTTCTTCTCTGCCCTATCTCTCTGCGAGAATCAAGCAAACAGGTTAGCTTCATTTTCATCTGCTTCAATGGTGACTCACAAAAGTCCGTAATAGATTCGAAGAATTCCTCTGTTTCACATTCATAAATGCCAATTTTGATTCAGTTAGTGTTTATGTTTTTGCTTCTTAtgtagaaaatgaaattgtcGAAATGTTTCGAGTGCCTAGTCCAAGGCCGGAAGCTTCCAACTTCCCTATCAATCGGAAGGTGCTGCGGAAGGATCCTTCTGTTCGAACTCTTGACGAGCGGTTCATAaggattttgaaaattttcaagtggGGATCTGATGCAGAGAAGGCGATAGAAGTGCTGAAGCTCAAAGTTGATCACAGGTTAGTTCGCCAAGTCTTGCAAATTGATGTAGAAATTAGGGTTAAGATTCAGTTCTTCAAATGGGCtggaaagagaaagaacttCCAGCATGATTCCACTACCTATATGGCTTTAATTCATTGTTTAGAGGAATCTGGACTTGTTGGTGAAATGTGGAGGACAATCCAAGACATGGTTCGTAGTCCATGTCCTGTGAGTCCAGCTGAATTGTCTgaaattattaagattttagGGAAGGCAAAAATGGTAAACAAGGCTTTGTCTGTGTTTTACCAGATTAAAGGTCGCAAATGTAAGCCAACAGCAACCACTTACAATACCTTGATCTTGATGCTTATGCAAGAAGGTCACCATGAAAAGATTCATGAGCTCTACAATGAGATATGCAGTGAGGGTAATTGCTCCCCTGATACAATCACCTACACTGCTCTTATCTCTGCGTTTGGAAAGCTAGAGCGTTATGATTTCGCGTTTCGATTGTTCGATGAAATGAAGGAGAATGGCTTATATCCAACTGCAAAGATTTATACTACCATATTGGGAATGTATTTTAAGTTGAATAAGGTTGAGGCAGCTTTGGGTTTGGTTGAGGAGATGAAGGGAAAGGGCTGTGCTCCTACTGTCTTCACTTACACTGAATTAATAAAGGGGCTTGGGAAAGTTGGAAGGGTAGATGATGCCTATAGTTTGTTTTTGAATATGTCGAAGGACGGTTGCAAGCCCGATGTCGTACTTATAAACAATTTGATCAATATATTGGGCAGGGCGGGTCGTTTGGATGATGCTCTAAATCTTTTTGGTAAAATGGATTCTTTGCAATGTGCACCCAATGTGGTTACTTACAACACTGTACTAAAAGCTATATTTGAATCAAAAGCTCCAGCTTCTGAGGCTGCTTTGTGGTTTGAAAAGATGAAGACGAATGGCGTTGCTCCGAGCTCGTTCACGTATGCAATTCTTATTGATGGTTTCTGCAAGACAAATAGAGTTGAGAAGGCCTTAATGCTTCTTGAAGAAATGGATGAAAAGGGGTTTCCTCCATGTCCAGCTGCTTACTGCAGCCTGATCAACAGTCTTGGACAGGCGAAGCGATACGAAGCTGCAAATGAGCTATTTCAAGAATTGAAAGAGAATTGTGGACGCTCTAGTGCTCGGGTATACGCTGTGATGATAAAACATTTTGGCAAGTGTGGACGTCTAAGTGATGCTGTTGATctttttaatgaaatgaaaaaacttGGATGCAGCCCTGATGTTTATACTTACAATGCACTCATGTCAGGGATGGTTAGGGCTGGAATGATCGACGAGGCGCTTTCCTTGATGAGAAACATGGGCGAAAATGGTTGCACGCCAGACATAAACTCGCACAACATAATACTAAATGGCTTAGCTAGGACTGGTGGCCCAAAGCGAGCCATCGAAATGTTTACAAAGATGAAACATTCGAAAATCATGCCAGATGCAGTTTCGTATAATACCGTACTCAGTTGTCTGAGTCGAGCTGGTATGTTCGAGGAGGCTGCAAAGCTAATGAGAGAGATGAAGTCGAAAGGATTCGAGTACGATCCCATCACTTACTCGTCGATCCTCGAAGCAGTAGGTAAAGTCGATGAAGATTGCAGTCCAATTACTTCATTGTAAAGATGTCATGCTAGTTTCTTTTAGGCTTTATAGATCgacattatttttagaatCTCCCATGTTGCTTTTGGCTTCCAACAGAGTTCACTCTTTCAAGTCAAAAACCTTTAGATCATAGTTAAAGTAAGAATCACtttataatcaataaattGCAAATATATTGAACATGATAAAGGTCCTTACATATTTCACATGAGCGTTCGTTTGGTCCAATTGACACTAAATTTGGCaaactttcatatttcatatggatgGACTTGACTCTAAAACCGCATGTCCGAATTCCCTTCAAAACTCCAACTTTCAAGATTAAGGTCTATGGCCCTATCGACCCTTCAATAAGCCTATTTGTGATGCTTCTGTCTATTTATTATCTCTATCTTACTTATGTCTCGTTTTCTCTTCAATGTGCACGTTATATGGTGTATTAGATGATGTACCGTCCTTTTCAGTCCTATCATGACATTCTTCTATATTAGCCCTCACGTGGTTAAATGAGTGTCTCTTGAGGGTCATCAAGTAAAGCTTTGCTTAACGCAaacgtgagggtcacaacctactctttTCATAATTGTGACACATTGCACGATTTCATTCACtacttttaaatatcttaattttgtCGTGTATTTCcaataactaaatttaaaatttattaacaataacaaaaactgaagtaatttcaaatatttgattttaatttttaaaatatacgaGTTTAATATCAAATCTGAAAACAAATAACCTAAAATTGGAATCATATGGGTatattcccaaaaaaaaaaaaaaacacaaaaccataaaataactttttttaataaataataataacaataatgaaaGAGATCTTTTGATAtcttattttagtaattaacttttttaaaaaaagaaaaggtggCATATCATGATATTAGCTAATTAAAAATggcttaaaaaaatattaacttagaactaattttaaattaaaaagaaataaagtgaaattaaatataatcatATGACCTTTAAATTGGAAAAAAGGAAGCAAATTTTTAGTTGGTGAATTGGTGATATAATTTATCATCACTTCAACCTTTGTCTTTACTGAAGAGATAAGATTATTTACcaaatagattaaaatattaaaattaattatcaaataaaaacaatttacgcaacttttaaaaattcaacagaaattaaataacattctttttttaaaaaaaactattagaaaaataaacgAAACAATAATGGAGTAAGGAATATGAAAGGGGAAAAAACATAATCATTAGGTTAGGTTTCTTTTAGCCCAAtcaaaccttaaaaaaaaaaaaacaaaaattaatgcgtttttcttgttttgcgTCCTACGAAAATTTTGGAGAGGTTTAGAGTTTAGTGTTTAGGGTTTCTCGAGAGGTTCAACATAAATAGCTTCTATGATAGAGTCACTGAAAAGGATGATGCACCTCGTTGGTACGTTTAGTTATTTTGAGCATTTTTTAGTCATCTTATCCTCAAGATCGCTCTCGTCTTAGTTTGTCACCGAACCACATCTTATTGAGAGAGATACttgttttgataccatttgtaataccTCTTGCTCAAGATTCAGAATCCATATTTGGCACCTGATGGCCCAGACATTCTCCCACGTTCCTTTTGTATTGTCACGTTACTTACACTTCACttctaaaagtaaaaactaTTCTTACAACCAACACGAATCGTTTTAGcgtgttttgttttcactcaCATGTATCTTAGAAAAATTCTCAAGAGGTCACCTAATATAGAATTTGTAACGCCCACTCATCGAAAGTCCGAATCACCGTTGTTACTATTGACgcatattatatttttcataattatatacTGTAAAGTAATCTGCtcttttgaataaataaaaacaagggTAAAGCGAATTAGGAGCAATAAATACACAAAAATGGACTTGGGTCTAATAGGGTCTCCGGAAGTCTCCAATTCAACGGCATCATCGTCCTCAACAACTTATATTGActatttttccaattatttattcaGTTTTATTCACTAATAGTTCTTAGTTTTATTAGGACATTTGGCTCCATTTATGattatcaaaatttttgaACACGAAGACTCACTCTCGATCAAATACGGCCAAACTCTTTGGCGACTTgtaatatcatacaattcgaTGGTCAGCAATACTCATTGTTCCTAACTTAGCATACAACGCGTCAGTCAGGAGTACTCATTATTATTAAGCTTATAATCACATAATCAACATGTTTACACatataaaataagttaaaaaaacatgtttatgaGTTCCGACATGCTATATATTTGAATCGTTAACTCCTTTATTCTCGTAATTTACTCTTAATAGGGTAATTTTATCGCAATTTCTCCTAATTGGACCCACATTTTACAACTTTCAAAGTAACCATAGGACAATCTTGATAGAACAAGTCAAAAGGAGTTGAATAGAACGAAACGGAGTATGATCCGAGGCTGCACGCACTCAATTACCATATCTCATGCACCAAAAGTCTCGTCTACGCTCGATTTCACGCACAATCACGTGCCCATGACCACATGATTTTAGCGTTTTTAAGTATCCATTCATAGAGTTTGGAAAGACAACTTCAATCCATTTGAATTGCTCAAATACAACCTTAAAACAAAGAAGCTAGGTCGAAAATAAGATGTGGAAGTAAAATCCTATCCGACACACGTGGacaaatcataaaattacACGTGGCCGCATATAGACAGtctaatttttcttctcctcgTTTGtagctttttaaaataaataaataaataaatagaaggattaataataaaaataaatcgaGGATTGCGAAAAGCGACGAAAAGGAGGCTTTCAAGAAAATGTTAAGAAATAAgtgggagaagaagaaatgattaCGCAGGCGGCCCCCCCCCCCAGCAattccgatgtgggacccGTTTTATCATTAATCCAAACGCTCCCAAAACGCCGTTACTTCACGGCGCCGATTTGCTCCCCTCCCctatcaatttattattttacagcCTATTCccaattttaattctaaatttctaattttgtctcttaaaaaaattcttaaaatttaaaaagtccaaaataagttaattttaaattaaaaagcaattttttttttttaattttctatatattaaattttatttttcttaaaaaatataaacattacCAAAGTACTTTTTCAGTCTCTATttctaaaaaaggaaatttaaagaatatattcTTCTAAGCACTACTTCTCAGTACATTGAGATCattgatgtatttttttttttatttttttaacaatttaattatttaaattaataatttttatttggtaggtaatttaaattttattttatgtttttagattcaaagaaaattctaaaataaatcgttgaaacacattttaaattattatttaaattaacataccatcaaaatataaatattaaatacaataattgttttttcttttaatttttcaaaacaaacataaatgaaTTGTGTTTGGATTGGTAGATAATGGTCAATTAATATTCAACCGCTCTGACCCACCACtacttttgtctttttctgcTGACCCATTCTAGAGAGATAagagatattttaattaatttttaaataataataatattattattaataataataataacctgTTTGAAAAGTgtctttatcttttttttttttttaataaagaaaaatctgAGAGTATGGTGGTAAGGTCCCCATTCCTTCAACTCAATTCTGaaccaatcaaattttcaattaaaaatattaatacaattatttaaaaataaaaataaagatgctCTAACCTCTAAAgtcaaagtaaaaaataaaaattaaaaaaacaagaaaaaatatatgatttggTGGCATTTCTTATGACTT is part of the Cucurbita pepo subsp. pepo cultivar mu-cu-16 chromosome LG03, ASM280686v2, whole genome shotgun sequence genome and encodes:
- the LOC111791052 gene encoding methyltransferase-like protein 22 isoform X1; this encodes MDDGISEELVMSEVHLGCPPGFSGSFVSDFTISLPSGFDDLDTEPRTYVSDSEGYSPSTKQLIHFDEDGDLVLPRRLNVEVEPSVRSYNVSIQHDIMSTIPSVGLQVWKAELVLSDFVLHTMLTSSKFDGIVALELGAGTGLVGILLARVAKTVFLTDKGDHILDNCAKNIGLNSGGFSAGVAVHVRELDWTEPWPPKQTRGECHPNNRYSWALSEVEEAQGACLLVAADVIYSDDLTDAFFSILEKFMSQGSEKVLYLALEKRYNFTLNDFDIVANGYSHFLSYLKHEDDDPKHSSLQQESKPCFIGNRIDLANIPQYVLNYERGEDVEIWQIKYCRKES
- the LOC111791051 gene encoding pentatricopeptide repeat-containing protein At3g16010, giving the protein MNFAAFSSKRSISSLPYLSARIKQTENEIVEMFRVPSPRPEASNFPINRKVLRKDPSVRTLDERFIRILKIFKWGSDAEKAIEVLKLKVDHRLVRQVLQIDVEIRVKIQFFKWAGKRKNFQHDSTTYMALIHCLEESGLVGEMWRTIQDMVRSPCPVSPAELSEIIKILGKAKMVNKALSVFYQIKGRKCKPTATTYNTLILMLMQEGHHEKIHELYNEICSEGNCSPDTITYTALISAFGKLERYDFAFRLFDEMKENGLYPTAKIYTTILGMYFKLNKVEAALGLVEEMKGKGCAPTVFTYTELIKGLGKVGRVDDAYSLFLNMSKDGCKPDVVLINNLINILGRAGRLDDALNLFGKMDSLQCAPNVVTYNTVLKAIFESKAPASEAALWFEKMKTNGVAPSSFTYAILIDGFCKTNRVEKALMLLEEMDEKGFPPCPAAYCSLINSLGQAKRYEAANELFQELKENCGRSSARVYAVMIKHFGKCGRLSDAVDLFNEMKKLGCSPDVYTYNALMSGMVRAGMIDEALSLMRNMGENGCTPDINSHNIILNGLARTGGPKRAIEMFTKMKHSKIMPDAVSYNTVLSCLSRAGMFEEAAKLMREMKSKGFEYDPITYSSILEAVGKVDEDCSPITSL
- the LOC111791052 gene encoding methyltransferase-like protein 22 isoform X2, which encodes MDDGISEELVMSEVHLGCPPGFSGSFVSDFTISLPSDTEPRTYVSDSEGYSPSTKQLIHFDEDGDLVLPRRLNVEVEPSVRSYNVSIQHDIMSTIPSVGLQVWKAELVLSDFVLHTMLTSSKFDGIVALELGAGTGLVGILLARVAKTVFLTDKGDHILDNCAKNIGLNSGGFSAGVAVHVRELDWTEPWPPKQTRGECHPNNRYSWALSEVEEAQGACLLVAADVIYSDDLTDAFFSILEKFMSQGSEKVLYLALEKRYNFTLNDFDIVANGYSHFLSYLKHEDDDPKHSSLQQESKPCFIGNRIDLANIPQYVLNYERGEDVEIWQIKYCRKES